The Blattabacterium cuenoti genome includes the window ACCGCTTCATTTCCTATTTTTTTTCTAAGAAATGGAGTTAAAAATGGAGAAGGCGCTTCTTCTACCAATTTTTGATTTTTTCTTTGAATAGAACAATCTCTTTCTGACAAATGACATACTTTTCCATATTTATCTCCGATTATTTGTATTTCTATGTGTCTGGGATTCAAAATTAATTTTTCTATGTACATATTTTTGTTTCTAAAACAATACCAAGCTTCTTTTTTAGCTTCTTCCCAAGAATTTTTTAAATTTTTCTTATTTAAAACAGATCGGATTCCTTTTCCTCCACCTCCAGAAACAGCTTTGATAATAATGGGGTATCCTATTTCATTTGCTATTTTTTCTATCTCTTGATAAGATGATTTAAAAAAACAGTCAGATCCAGGTAAACAAGAAATCCCAATTTTTTTCATGGTTTTCTTGGCTAGAATTTTATTTCCTATCTGAAGCATATGATTTGGTTTTGCCCCAATAAATTTTATTCCATGTTTTTGGCACATCGAAGAAAAATATGCATTTTCAGATAAAAATCCATATCCAGGATGAATTGCATCTGCGTTTGTAATTTCTGCAGCAGAAATCAAATTTGAAATATTTAAATAAGATTGATATGGAGAAGGAGGGCCAATGCATACAGCTTCATCCGCAAAATAAACATGAAGACTATGTTTGTCTACTGTAGAATAAACAGCTACAGTTTTAATTCCCAATTCTCTAGACGTTCGTATGATTCGTAAAGCAATTTCTCCACGATTAGCTATTAATATTTTTTTAAACATAAAATTTAATAGTTAGGATCTAAAATAAATAAAGGCTGGTCATAATCTACAGGAGAAGCATCTTCCACTAAAATTTTAATCAATTTTCCATTTACTTCAGATTCAATATCATTAAATAATTTCATCGCTTCTATCACACAAACTTTCGTTCCTATTTTTATTTGATCTCCTACTTTTACAAAAGGTTTTTGATCCGGATGAGGTCTCCTATAAAATGTACCTATCATAGGAGATGTTATGGTGATATATTGATTCTTGTTTTCTTTTTCTGTTTTATAAAATCTATCAGGAAAATCAAAAGAAGTAGAAGAAGATGATAATGAAGACTTTTTAGTAGTAGAAAAATCAGGATTCCATGAATATGGTTCTTTTTTTATCAATGCTCTATTTTTTATGTAAATCTCAGTATTTCCTATTTTTATCCTTATTTCATCAATATTTGAATCAGAAATAAATTGAATCAGGGATTTTATTTTTTTTAAATCCATAATATTGATGTTTATGAGAATTTTTTTTCATTCTTACCACGACGATATAGAACAATCTTTCCTCTATAATAAAGTTTATTTTCATACCAATATGCATGATGATATAAATGTTTTTGATTTGTTAAAGCACATTTTGCTAATAAAGGTTTTTTGATTTTCAAATGACTTCTTCTCTTATTTTTTCTAGATTTAGATTGTCTTCTTTTAGGATGCGCCATAAATAATATTTATTAAATTACTAATTTAGAAATAAAATTAAATGTGTTAAATAATTTTTCTATCTTTCATATAGATTATTCATTTATTATGTTTTTTTTATGAATCCATTAACTAAACGTAGTGAAAATTATTCAAAATGGTATAATGAAATAGTTGTTAGATCTGGGTTAGCAGAATTTTCCGGAATACGTGGCTTTATGATTCTAAAACCATATGGTTACTCTTTATGGGATAGAATGAAAACAATATTAGATAAAATGTTAAAACTGACTGGACATCAAAATGTTTATTTTCCTTTACTTATTCCAAAATCTCTTTTTTCAAAAGAAAAAGAACATACTCAAATTTTTTCTGAAGGATGTGCCGTGGTTACACATTCTAGATTAATAAGAAAGAATCCAAATCAAGAAGAACTTATCGTTGATTTGGATTCTAAGTTAGAAGAAGAATTAGTAATTAGACCCACTTCAGAAAGTATAATATGGAAAACTTATAAACGTTGGATTCAATCTTATAGAGATTTACCTATTTTATTTAATCAATGGGGAAATGCATTAAGATGGGAAATGCGAACTCGTTTATTTCTTAGAACTACTGAATTTTTATGGCAAGAGGGGCATACTGCTCATTCTACAAAAAAAGAAGCGATAGAAGAAACTATAAAAATATTGAATATTTATACAAATTTTTCCGAAAAATTTATGGCAAT containing:
- the accC gene encoding acetyl-CoA carboxylase biotin carboxylase subunit, whose amino-acid sequence is MFKKILIANRGEIALRIIRTSRELGIKTVAVYSTVDKHSLHVYFADEAVCIGPPSPYQSYLNISNLISAAEITNADAIHPGYGFLSENAYFSSMCQKHGIKFIGAKPNHMLQIGNKILAKKTMKKIGISCLPGSDCFFKSSYQEIEKIANEIGYPIIIKAVSGGGGKGIRSVLNKKNLKNSWEEAKKEAWYCFRNKNMYIEKLILNPRHIEIQIIGDKYGKVCHLSERDCSIQRKNQKLVEEAPSPFLTPFLRKKIGNEAVKAAEYLHYEGVGTIEFLVDHNENFYFMEMNPRIQVEHTITEEITGLDLIQEQIFLAYGKKLSIKKNFYPKMYSIECRINAEEPYQNFRPVPGRITQMHLPGGKGVRIDTHIYAGYFVPHYYDSMIAKIITTAKSRKETIEKMRRSLDEFVIEGIHTTLPLLRKLMQNNDFLKGNYNTNFLDNLDLETGL
- the accB gene encoding acetyl-CoA carboxylase biotin carboxyl carrier protein, whose product is MDLKKIKSLIQFISDSNIDEIRIKIGNTEIYIKNRALIKKEPYSWNPDFSTTKKSSLSSSSTSFDFPDRFYKTEKENKNQYITITSPMIGTFYRRPHPDQKPFVKVGDQIKIGTKVCVIEAMKLFNDIESEVNGKLIKILVEDASPVDYDQPLFILDPNY
- the rpmF gene encoding 50S ribosomal protein L32, giving the protein MAHPKRRQSKSRKNKRRSHLKIKKPLLAKCALTNQKHLYHHAYWYENKLYYRGKIVLYRRGKNEKKFS